Proteins from a genomic interval of Arachis hypogaea cultivar Tifrunner chromosome 10, arahy.Tifrunner.gnm2.J5K5, whole genome shotgun sequence:
- the LOC112715476 gene encoding protein THALLO, with translation MGKKGGGKSFPKNKKAIKNDKKSSRHPLSADDMDDEIDAFNKQRDIIPLDVNADAEESDEDDEVPVFDKGIDDSEDEDFDDDEEEDDEDADDDLSKMIRQRKYLRAKFGTGEDDMHDDEEEEDEDNKLTWGGKRFAHGAENRNFELQSSDDEDPKEEEKLALQQQKDKAKYYTMEDYGLVDISEGKDDEIVTFEDASDKGKGAVRSPNRDITFTVEDLKALSKEEQMDILHRSAPDLVGWLSELNEAHEQLEAKVNPFLSKAKAGELDMKGVVRYFELKQLLLLSYCQAITFYLLLKSEGQPVHDHPVMARLEEIKSLLDQIKQLDTELPFELEDILKGNNGPETVLKNAPTTIDSFSKEPSVFAKSQEEVSQKSVETEKFQSSKDHVQKARKDEHQKASIGVQSLEMLKVRASLEEKLKQKGLYSSIAPKSSGALKRSRPVNGRLETYDDFVDDTADVKGAAGLVNGSNKVAQYLNANLKKLKVISGDDDLPKRDDIGERRRKHELRVMAGAGVQNEDDNGDDYDDEVGHHGSDDDANEEDDFDSGDSENEFYKQVEQQRNAKLAAKAQIYSRKSGVVTSMPETIEGKRQITSQMAKNRGLTRIRNKAKKNPRKNYKLKHQKALKKRQGQVQSIRKPTGPYGGEATGINPFVSRSIRFKD, from the exons ATGGGGAAGAAAGGAGGGGGGAAAAGTTTCCCTAAGAATAAAAAAGCCATAAAAAACGATAAGAAGAGTTCCCGGCATCCTCTTTCAGCTGATGACATGGACGACGAGATTGATGCCT TCAATAAGCAGAGAGATATCATCCCACTTGACGTGAATGCTGATGCTGAAGAGTCGGACGAAGATGATGAAGTCCCTGTTTTCGATAAG GGTATTGATGATAGTGAAGATGAAGACTTTGACGACGATGAGGAGGAGGACGATGAGGATGCTGATGATGATTTGTCGAAAA TGATTAGGCAAAGAAAATATTTACGTGCAAAGTTTGGTACGGGTGAGGATGATATGCATGAtgatgaagaggaggaggatgaagataATAAGCTTACTTGGGGAGGAAAGAGGTTTGCTCATGGTGCTGAGAACCGTAACTTTGAG cTACAATCGAGTGATGATGAGGACccaaaagaagaggaaaaattgGCATTACAACAACAGAAGGATAAAGCAAAATATTATACAATGGAGGACTATGGCCTTGTTGATATTAGTGAAGGCAAGGACGATGAGATAGTGACTTTTGAG GATGCATCAGACAAAGGAAAGGGGGCAGTAAGGTCACCAAATAGAGATATAACTTTCACTGTAGAGGATCTGAAAGCTTTGTCAAAGGAGGAGCAAATGGATATACTTCATAG GTCCGCTCCAGATTTAGTTGGTTGGTTGTCAGAACTAAATGAGGCACATGAACAGCTTGAAGCAAAAGTTAACCCATTCTTAAGCAAG GCTAAAGCAGGGGAATTGGATATGAAAGGTGTTGTGCGTTACTTTGAGTTGAAGCAGCTTCTTTTGTTGTCATATTGCCAAGCTATAACTTTCTACCTTCTCCTCAAGTCTGAAGGACAGCCAGTCCATGATCATCCTGTGATGGCTCGCCTTGAAGAGATCAAGAGCTTATTGGATCAG ATAAAACAACTTGACACAGAACTTCCATTTGAACTTGAGGACATTCTTAAAGGAAATAATGGACCGGAAACAGTACTAAAGAATGCTCCAACAACAATTGATTCTTTTTCCAAGGAGCCTTCTGTCTTTGCCAAATCACAGGAAGAAGTG TCTCAAAAATCAGTCGAGACAGAAAAATTCCAATCCTCGAAGGATCATGTTCAGAAAGCAAGAAAAGATGAACATCAG AAAGCTTCAATTGGTGTGCAAAGTTTGGAAATGTTAAAAGTTAGAGCTTCCCTTGAGGAAAAATTGAAGCAGAAGGGTTTGTACAGCTCCATTGCTCCAAAGTCTAGTGGGGCCCTAAAACGCTCAAGACCGGTTAATGG ACGGCTTGAAACATATGATGATTTTGTTGACGATACTGCGGATGTTAAGGGGGCAGCTGGCTTGGTTAATGGTTCCAATAAAGTTGCACAGTATCTTAATGCTAATTTGAAGAAACTAAAG GTCATTTCTGGTGATGATGATTTACCCAAAAGAGATGATATTGGAGAAAGACGAAGGAAACACGAGCTCCGGGTTATGGCTGGTGCTGGTGTTCAGAATGAGGATGACAATGGTGATGACTATGATGATGAAGTTGGCCATCATGGATCTGATGATGATGCAAACGAAGAGGATGATTTTGATAGTGGTGACTCGGAAAATGAATTTTACAAACAAGTGGAACAACAGCGAAATGCAAAACTTGCTGCAAAAGCTCAGATTTACTCAAG GAAGTCAGGGGTTGTCACATCCATGCCAGAGACTATAGAAGGAAAACGCCAAATAACATCTCAG ATGGCAAAGAACAGGGGGTTGACTCGAATCCGCAACAAGGCAAAGAAGAATCCAAGAAAGAATTACAAG CTCAAACACCAAAAAGCTCTCAAGAAGCGGCAGGGACAAGTTCAGAGTATTAGAAAGCCTACGGGTCCTTATGGTGGTGAAGCTACTGGAATTAATCCTTTCGTTAGTCGAAGCATCAGATTCAAGGACTGA